GAGTCTGCGGGCGCGCCCGACGCCCCATCGGAGAACCGCCGCGCCGAAGATGCCTGCGGCAACCGCGGCGACGGCGAGGAAGGCGAGCGATGCGCGCGTCGCGGGGACGCCGGTCGATGCGGTCCCGCGAATGACGGCGAGCACGTGCGTCGTCGGGAGCGCGAGCGAGACGGGCCTCACCCACGCCGGAAGGAGGTCCGCGGGGTAGCAGACCCCGCCGGCGACCAGCGACAGCATCCCGAGCGCCCACGACACTGGCTCGCCCTCCTTCGTCACGAGCACGATGCCCGCGGAGGCGAGGCCGAGCCCGCACATGGCGATGACGTAGAACCCCGCCGCCGCGCCGACCGCAGCGGACATCTCGATCCGCAGTCCACCGAGCCGCGACACGAGCGCCACGAACGCCGCGCCGCCGACGCACGCGCCGAGCACGTCCCAGACGCCCGACAGCAGAACCAGCCGCATCGGCGGACCGTGTGCGGCGAGAAGCTGCTCGAGCGTTCCTTGCAGCTGCTCGCGCCGAACGGCCGACCGGAAGGCCCCGAGGCCCGCCGCCGCCGCGCCGTGCGCCGCAAGCCCGAGGAGCGCAAACTCCGTGTAGCCCATCCCGTAGCGCGCCTCGAACCCGCCTCCGGCGCACGCGACGACCTTCCCGACGAGCGCGATGAGCGCGATCGACGCGATGGACCGGGCGAGCCCCAGGACCAGCTGCACGCGATAGCTCAGCCGCGTCGCAACCGATCGGCACAGGAACGCCGCGAGAGCGCACGCGACGGCCGCCGCCTCGTCCCGCGCGCGACTCAGCCCGTCGGAGCGGCGTAGATGCGGTCGCACCACACGACCTCCTCGCGCTCCTGCGCGGTGACGAGGATGGCCGCGCCACCGCCGGCCGCGCTTCGAAGCGTCTCGACGATGGCCGCTCTCCCCTGCGCGTCCACGGCCGAGAGCGGCTCATCGAGGAGGGCGACGGGGCGCGACGGCAGGAGCGCGCGGGCGACCGACAGCCGGGCCAGCGCGCCCCGGGAGAGGAACCGCACCGGCTCGTTCACCACGCTCTCGAGACCCAGGGCGGCGGCCAGCTCGGAGATCCCGTCGCGGATGGCGCGGCCGCGCATCCCGGCGAGCCTCCCGAAGAAGGCGAGGTTCTGCCCAGCCGTCAGCCGCCAGTAGAACGAGCGGACCGACCCCAGTGAGAGCCCGACGAGGCGGTACGCCGCTCCCGGGTCGGCGACGACGTCGTGGCCGCAGAGGAGAGCGCGACCCGACGACGGCGTCGCGAGGCCCGCGAGGATCCTGAGCGCGGTCGTCTTGCCGCAGCCGTTCGGGCCGACAATCGCGCAGACCTCGCCCGGGCCGACGTCCAGCGTGACGGGGGCCAGCCCGGCGCTGCCGCGTCTCCGCCGGCGGAACGTCTTCGAGATCCCGCGCGCCTCGATCGAGCCAGGCAGGCACGGGGCGCTCTCTCCCGCCACGTCCTCACGGCCCGCCCGCTGCATGGCCTGTGCTCCACGCGCGCACGACGGATCCGCCGGAGGCGACCGCAACGAGATCGACGATGCCGTCGCCGTTGACGTCTCCATCCGCGGCGCACTGCGCTCCTCCCGCGATCGGCAGACGCCCGGTGAGCGAACCGTCCGTCGCCCGCAGCACGTACGTCGCCTTGGCATCCCACGCGATGAGGAGCGGCTCGTCGGCGGGAAGCGCGATGCACGGCCCGTAGACGTCCGACACCGAGTCGAACCTCCACAGCGTCTCGCCACGCCGCGGGGCGACGCCGTAGACGAACCCGTCGCACGACCCGAACACGAGATCCGCCCCGGGCCTCCCGTCGATCTCGATCGCGAGGAACTCCGTGATGGGCTCCCCGGACTCAGCGACGGCCTTGCGGAGGAACCGAGGCAGCCGGGGGTCGCGCGCGTACTCCGCGTGGACATCGAGCCCGAACTGCATGCGCGCGACCTGCTCGCCGCGGGGCGCGTCCAGAACGACCAGCGCGCCGGCGAAGCAGCCGACGGCGACGTCGCGTGCGCCTTCGCCGAGAAGGTCGAGCACCACCGGCCGGCTGCTCGCAACACCTTCGGGGGAGTACCGCGTCTTCTTGCCAAGCACGGTCGACCATCGCGTCGCGCCATCGGGATCGATGCAGACGAGCACGTTCCGCCTCTCGATGACCAACACCTCGTCACGGCCGTCGCCGTCGAGGTCGACCGGCGTCGCCTTCTCGAATCCCCCACCGAGCGCCCCGCGGTCCGGCTCGGTGCGGCGCACCCACAGGTCCCGCCACGACGCCCCGGAGACGGCGACGAGCAGGTCGTCGTGGTTGTGCCCCGCGGTGTAGATGAGGTCCGGGCGCTCATCGCCGTCGATCAGACCGAAGGCGATCTCGCCCACGGGGGCCTTCAGCGTGAGCGACCGAAGGAGCGAACCGTCATCGCCCGAGAGCACCTGCAGCGAGTCCTGCCACGCAACGACGAGCTCGGCGCCGCCGCCCGGCTCGACGTCGGCGACGGTGAACTCGATGCGGCCCGCCCACGCGCGTGTCCACCGCACGCTGCCGGTCGGACCGTCGAGCACGGTCACGCGCGAGAGCGCACCGCGCCTCCGCGCGACAACCACGGAATCATCCGCTCCGTCCCCGTCCAGGTCGTCCACGGCGACAGCGTGATATGCCTTCTCGACGCTGGTGAGCGCCCGCTCCCAGAGCAGCGTCCACGCCACGGCCGGCGCGTGGGCCGCCTCCTTCTCGCCTGCGCCTCCGATGCCGCTCAGCAGGAGCAGCGCCGCCAGACCAGCGCTCCGAGCGAGCGGACCCCGGCAAGATCGCGCCCGTGCCATCGTGCTCATGATCGCACCTCCGTTCTGTGGGGTCCTGCCCGCCCAGAGCATACGTCACCCTAGTCCTTGTCGACAAGGCACCAGTCCTGGGTCTGACACCCGGAGCCGTAGTCCGCGAGGATGCAGACGTCGGTGTTCGGGCACTGCGCGTAGTCAAGAAGACAGATGTCCGTGTCAGGCGTCCTCTTCAGCACCATCGCCGGCACCGCCGTCCCGCTGACCAGCGTGAGATGCGTCATCGTCATCACCCCCCTTCGTCCGGCCAGGGGATCTCCATCGGGATGAGTGGCACGGCCGCGCTCGCGTCCGGCGCACCATGGCGTGGATCGGCGCAGCCCGCGACCTCCGGTCTGGGGTTCGTTCTCGCACACTGCTCGAGCCGGCCTCTCGCGGGCGGCGGAAGCGACGCGTGTAGCCACATCGAAAGCTCGAGGACGCGCCGCTTGATCCTGCAGCGCGTCGCCGACTCTCCGCAGGCATCGGCCGGCGACGACACCAGATCATAGAGGCAAGGGCCCCCACAGACCCATCGCGCCCAGCAGTTGCCGCACGCGGCCGCGCGGTCCGAGAGCAGTCCGAGCAGCCGGGAGACGGCCGGTCTGTCGAGTCCGGCGTCCACGTCGCCGACGACATACGCCGCCTCGCCGCTGAACCTGTGGCACAGACCAAGCGTTCCGTCCGCGGCCACGCTCACGTACGTCGCCCCCGCCCCGCAGCCTCGCACCCTCGGGTGACCCTGCGCGATGGCACGGATGGCCTCCGCGAAGTTCGCGACGACGGGGGCGCGCCCGCTCCTCACGCGGTCGAGCTCCGCGGCCGCCAGGTCGTCCAGCTCGGCGCAGACCCGGGCGGCGAACCCCGACGACAGGGGCGCCCCGCTCACCGGAGAGAGGTGGACCGTGCCGGCTCCAAGCCCGACCAGATGCTCCACGAGGTCCCGTAGGCGCGGCGTCGCCTCGGTGACGGTCGTGCGCGCCGAGACGCGCAGCGTGGCGGGGAGCCGCGAGAGGTTGCGCGCGATGGCGTCGTACGACCCGCCGCCGTCCGGGAACCGCCGGTGTGCGTCGTGCGCGAGCCGGTCGCCGTCGATGCTCACCATGACGGCCGCCCCGACGGCGGCCAGGCGCGAGGCGACCTCCGGCGTCAGGAGCGTGCCGTTCGTTGTCACGTGGAGTGACAACGCGCGCCCCTCGGCCGTGGCCCGCGTCCGCGCGTGCCGTGCCGTGACCTCGATGAGAGCCGGATGAAGCAGCGGCTCCCCCCCGAAGAACACGACGGAGAGATGCGGAGCGCCGACGGACTCCTCGAAGAGAAGGTCGAGCGCGCGGAGCGCGACCTCCTCCGACATGAGGCCCCCGGCGCTCCCGCGAAGATAGCAGTAGTCGCAGCTGAGGTTGCATCCCCCCGAGACGTGCAACGCGAGCGAGGCGACGACTCCGGGCGCCGGCCGCGAGACGGGCCGTTCGGGTTCCGGCGGCGGGACGAGCCGGGCCGCCTCGTCGAGAACCTCGCGCACGGCCCGCCGTCCGTGGTTCATCTCAAGGACCGCGAGGTCGGGCGCTTTCGCCCCACGCTCGACACCTAGAAGAGTGTCCAGCGCGGCGGCGTCGGCCCGGAAGAGCATGGCGGAGCCGGGGTCGACGACGAACCCCTCGCCCGCGACGTCGAACGCGTGCAGGCGCGGCGAGGCGGCGCCCGGTCCCGCCGACTCGACGTCGCCTGTCGGGACCGCGGGCAGACGCCCGTCCGCCGCGGCCTTTTCGCCGCCTGCGCCGGCCGCCCCCGCTCGAAGCGCGATCACGCGCCTGCGCGACTCCCACCTGAGGCGGCTGAGGGTGTCGCCGCGCGCCCGCTCGAGATGCTCGGCCAGCGCGGAGGCGTCGAGCGCGAGCGCACCCGCCCGGGCGCGCCCATAGCCGTCGTCGATGAGCGCCGCGCTCGCGTCGATCACGCCGCACTCGACGGCCAGGCGGGTCAGCGCGTCGGTTGAGGCGCCCCGGGGCGGCTCCGCCATGCCGAGCCGCTCCGCGATCATCCAGAGCGGCACGGACCACCGGCCGGCGGCGCTGTCGTCCGCGAGGTCGGCCAGATCGTCGGTGATCTGGTACGCCGCGTGGTAGTCCACCACGATCTGCTCCAGCGCTCCGACCCACTCATC
The nucleotide sequence above comes from Candidatus Effluviviaceae Genus I sp.. Encoded proteins:
- a CDS encoding ABC transporter permease produces the protein MRPHLRRSDGLSRARDEAAAVACALAAFLCRSVATRLSYRVQLVLGLARSIASIALIALVGKVVACAGGGFEARYGMGYTEFALLGLAAHGAAAAGLGAFRSAVRREQLQGTLEQLLAAHGPPMRLVLLSGVWDVLGACVGGAAFVALVSRLGGLRIEMSAAVGAAAGFYVIAMCGLGLASAGIVLVTKEGEPVSWALGMLSLVAGGVCYPADLLPAWVRPVSLALPTTHVLAVIRGTASTGVPATRASLAFLAVAAVAAGIFGAAVLRWGVGRARRL
- a CDS encoding ABC transporter ATP-binding protein → MQRAGREDVAGESAPCLPGSIEARGISKTFRRRRRGSAGLAPVTLDVGPGEVCAIVGPNGCGKTTALRILAGLATPSSGRALLCGHDVVADPGAAYRLVGLSLGSVRSFYWRLTAGQNLAFFGRLAGMRGRAIRDGISELAAALGLESVVNEPVRFLSRGALARLSVARALLPSRPVALLDEPLSAVDAQGRAAIVETLRSAAGGGAAILVTAQEREEVVWCDRIYAAPTG
- a CDS encoding VCBS repeat-containing protein, translated to MSTMARARSCRGPLARSAGLAALLLLSGIGGAGEKEAAHAPAVAWTLLWERALTSVEKAYHAVAVDDLDGDGADDSVVVARRRGALSRVTVLDGPTGSVRWTRAWAGRIEFTVADVEPGGGAELVVAWQDSLQVLSGDDGSLLRSLTLKAPVGEIAFGLIDGDERPDLIYTAGHNHDDLLVAVSGASWRDLWVRRTEPDRGALGGGFEKATPVDLDGDGRDEVLVIERRNVLVCIDPDGATRWSTVLGKKTRYSPEGVASSRPVVLDLLGEGARDVAVGCFAGALVVLDAPRGEQVARMQFGLDVHAEYARDPRLPRFLRKAVAESGEPITEFLAIEIDGRPGADLVFGSCDGFVYGVAPRRGETLWRFDSVSDVYGPCIALPADEPLLIAWDAKATYVLRATDGSLTGRLPIAGGAQCAADGDVNGDGIVDLVAVASGGSVVRAWSTGHAAGGP
- a CDS encoding radical SAM protein, giving the protein MHHGRPQPRYGAELRAVASEAAAALGAASYARRGEPLGATMARGGMLLLMPFLLLEALPSGASLGSARTMALANAFGAAHFLLQDRLIDEDERLDPEACRFSDLSLALFLRELSGLFDATSALWRHLDRHVAEYFESLAWERAVLRTPRGRDAVTERELPASLRQLGLRLSPLKTSAVGMAMLAGRDEWVGALEQIVVDYHAAYQITDDLADLADDSAAGRWSVPLWMIAERLGMAEPPRGASTDALTRLAVECGVIDASAALIDDGYGRARAGALALDASALAEHLERARGDTLSRLRWESRRRVIALRAGAAGAGGEKAAADGRLPAVPTGDVESAGPGAASPRLHAFDVAGEGFVVDPGSAMLFRADAAALDTLLGVERGAKAPDLAVLEMNHGRRAVREVLDEAARLVPPPEPERPVSRPAPGVVASLALHVSGGCNLSCDYCYLRGSAGGLMSEEVALRALDLLFEESVGAPHLSVVFFGGEPLLHPALIEVTARHARTRATAEGRALSLHVTTNGTLLTPEVASRLAAVGAAVMVSIDGDRLAHDAHRRFPDGGGSYDAIARNLSRLPATLRVSARTTVTEATPRLRDLVEHLVGLGAGTVHLSPVSGAPLSSGFAARVCAELDDLAAAELDRVRSGRAPVVANFAEAIRAIAQGHPRVRGCGAGATYVSVAADGTLGLCHRFSGEAAYVVGDVDAGLDRPAVSRLLGLLSDRAAACGNCWARWVCGGPCLYDLVSSPADACGESATRCRIKRRVLELSMWLHASLPPPARGRLEQCARTNPRPEVAGCADPRHGAPDASAAVPLIPMEIPWPDEGG